From a region of the Egibacteraceae bacterium genome:
- a CDS encoding alpha/beta fold hydrolase — protein MFIELNGVKHHYISRGEGPPVVLVHGLGGTLHAWQGVIDNLALHHHVVALDLRGHGRSEHTKGAYSIKTWAGDVEALIGALELPAVTLVAHSMGTLVAQHLAISKPEVVDNLVLLGGISYFEPPAKEVYAKRAEMVEADGMDALVDDWLPGALAPRTHAKLPQLTGLLRELFLRNDPNSYAKSCRALAKAPSTKRESIGQPTLLLVGDHDRSTPLRMTEELHRDIPVSRVRVIPAAAHWAALEQPDVIAAAILEFLT, from the coding sequence ATGTTCATCGAGCTGAACGGCGTCAAGCACCACTACATCAGCCGGGGCGAAGGCCCCCCGGTGGTGCTCGTGCACGGCCTGGGCGGCACGCTGCACGCCTGGCAGGGGGTGATCGACAACCTGGCCCTGCACCACCACGTCGTCGCGCTCGACCTGCGGGGCCACGGCCGCAGCGAGCACACCAAGGGCGCCTACTCCATCAAGACCTGGGCGGGCGACGTCGAGGCCCTGATCGGAGCCCTGGAGCTGCCCGCGGTGACGCTGGTGGCCCACTCCATGGGCACCCTCGTCGCCCAGCATCTGGCGATCAGCAAGCCCGAGGTGGTGGACAACCTCGTCCTGCTCGGTGGCATCTCCTACTTCGAGCCACCGGCCAAGGAGGTCTACGCCAAACGTGCCGAGATGGTCGAGGCCGATGGCATGGACGCCCTCGTCGACGACTGGCTGCCCGGCGCCCTGGCCCCCCGCACCCACGCCAAGCTGCCCCAGCTCACCGGCCTGCTGCGCGAGCTGTTCCTGCGCAACGACCCGAACAGCTACGCGAAGTCGTGCCGGGCGCTGGCGAAGGCGCCGTCCACCAAGCGCGAGAGCATCGGCCAGCCGACCCTGCTGCTCGTCGGCGACCACGACCGGTCCACCCCGCTGCGCATGACCGAGGAGCTGCACCGCGACATCCCGGTCTCGCGCGTGCGGGTCATCCCGGCGGCAGCGCACTGGGCCGCCCTCGAGCAGCCCGACGTGATCGCCGCGGCGATCCTGGAGTTCCTGACGTGA
- a CDS encoding RDD family protein, whose product MSGVVTPEAVHLEFEAAGVGSRAIALALDLLLQAVAVVLLFVSLGLVAEGTGAGVPEWVGITVTLLLVFAVMFGYPVAMETLWRGRTLGKAAMGLRVVTREGAPVQFRHAAIRAALGLIDFYLAFGGVAVVTALVTREHQRLGDLVAGTLVLRERTGARAPTAVRFAVPVGAEPYASTIDPAGLTTDDYAAVRGYLLRAGELAPAVRADLARRIARPIAARLRHQPPEGVSPELFLVCVAARYQARGGIGARTTSGATAATTAAPIPPPASTPSPPGEGFAPPG is encoded by the coding sequence GTGAGCGGTGTCGTGACCCCGGAGGCCGTCCACCTCGAGTTCGAGGCGGCCGGCGTCGGATCACGCGCGATCGCCCTCGCCCTGGACCTGCTGCTGCAGGCGGTGGCGGTCGTCTTGCTGTTCGTGAGCCTCGGCCTGGTGGCGGAGGGGACCGGGGCGGGCGTGCCCGAGTGGGTGGGAATCACGGTGACGCTGCTGCTGGTGTTCGCCGTCATGTTCGGCTACCCGGTCGCCATGGAGACCCTCTGGCGCGGCCGGACGCTCGGCAAGGCGGCGATGGGACTGCGTGTGGTGACCCGCGAGGGTGCCCCGGTGCAGTTCCGGCACGCCGCCATCCGTGCCGCGCTGGGCCTCATCGACTTCTACCTGGCGTTCGGCGGGGTGGCGGTCGTCACCGCGCTGGTGACCCGGGAGCACCAGCGGCTCGGCGACCTTGTGGCGGGCACTCTGGTCCTGCGCGAGCGCACGGGTGCGCGGGCCCCGACCGCCGTGCGGTTCGCGGTCCCCGTCGGCGCGGAGCCCTACGCCTCCACGATCGACCCGGCCGGGTTGACGACCGACGACTACGCAGCCGTGCGCGGCTACCTGTTGCGTGCCGGTGAGCTCGCGCCGGCCGTGCGGGCGGACCTCGCGCGACGGATCGCCCGCCCGATCGCCGCCCGCCTGCGCCACCAGCCACCCGAGGGCGTGTCCCCGGAGCTGTTCCTGGTCTGCGTCGCGGCCCGCTACCAGGCGCGCGGTGGCATCGGCGCACGGACGACGTCGGGGGCGACCGCAGCGACGACGGCGGCGCCGATCCCGCCGCCGGCGTCCACACCATCCCCGCCCGGAGAGGGGTTCGCCCCCCCGGGATGA
- a CDS encoding FAD-dependent oxidoreductase produces MSADATRVIVVGDGPGGLSAALFLAKNGLDAVVYGQDATAMHYAQLHNYLGAPDTGGTELQAVARRQVSEQGGDVRDDEVTAASREDAGFVVTTAGGASERADYLVLAGGKPMGRLAQQLGAEVAGAGVVVDREQRTSVDRCYAVGRIARPNRSQAIISAGAGAVAALDILSREAGHDVTDWDSPPKD; encoded by the coding sequence GTGAGCGCCGACGCGACGCGGGTGATCGTGGTCGGCGACGGCCCGGGGGGCCTGTCCGCCGCGCTCTTCCTGGCGAAGAACGGGCTGGACGCGGTGGTGTACGGCCAGGACGCAACGGCCATGCACTACGCGCAGCTGCACAACTACCTCGGGGCACCCGACACCGGCGGGACCGAGCTGCAGGCGGTCGCCCGCCGGCAGGTCAGCGAGCAGGGTGGCGATGTCCGCGACGACGAGGTCACGGCGGCCTCGCGCGAGGACGCGGGTTTCGTGGTCACCACCGCCGGTGGCGCCTCCGAGCGCGCGGACTACCTCGTCCTCGCGGGCGGCAAGCCGATGGGACGCCTTGCCCAACAGCTCGGCGCCGAGGTCGCCGGCGCCGGCGTGGTCGTGGACCGCGAGCAGCGCACGAGCGTGGACCGCTGCTACGCGGTCGGGCGCATCGCCCGGCCGAACCGCAGCCAGGCGATCATCTCCGCGGGCGCGGGTGCCGTCGCCGCGCTCGACATCCTGTCGCGTGAAGCCGGACACGACGTCACCGACTGGGACTCACCCCCGAAGGACTAG
- a CDS encoding uracil-DNA glycosylase, whose product MTWSDLAAVERDVIDCRACPRLVAWRETVAHEKRAAYAGEQYWGRPVPGFGDPAARLVVVGLAPAAHGANRTGRIFTGDRSGDFLYAALHRAGLANQPTAHHRGDGLALTDCWVSAPVKCAPPANRPLPGERDRCLPYLAAELALLPARVVLALGGYAWDAALRLLGPVRPKPRFGHGAEVVIGRVTLLGCYHVSQQNTFTGRLTEAMLDEVLARAKRLLVGSQR is encoded by the coding sequence ATGACGTGGAGCGATCTCGCCGCAGTCGAGCGCGACGTCATCGACTGCCGCGCGTGCCCGCGACTGGTCGCCTGGCGGGAGACCGTCGCCCACGAGAAGCGCGCCGCCTACGCCGGCGAGCAGTACTGGGGTCGCCCCGTTCCCGGCTTCGGCGATCCTGCGGCGCGCCTGGTCGTCGTCGGTCTGGCCCCCGCAGCCCACGGCGCCAACCGCACCGGCCGGATCTTCACCGGCGACCGGTCGGGCGACTTCCTCTACGCGGCGCTGCACCGGGCCGGACTGGCCAACCAGCCGACCGCCCACCACCGCGGCGACGGGCTGGCCCTGACCGACTGCTGGGTCAGCGCGCCCGTGAAATGCGCCCCGCCGGCCAACCGGCCCCTGCCCGGCGAGCGCGACCGCTGCCTGCCCTACCTCGCCGCGGAACTCGCGCTCCTGCCAGCCCGGGTCGTACTCGCCCTCGGCGGCTATGCCTGGGACGCCGCTCTGCGCCTGCTCGGTCCGGTGCGCCCCAAGCCGCGGTTCGGCCACGGGGCGGAGGTGGTGATCGGTCGCGTGACGCTGCTCGGCTGCTACCACGTGAGCCAGCAGAACACCTTCACCGGCCGGCTCACCGAGGCGATGCTCGACGAGGTGCTCGCCCGTGCGAAGCGACTTCTCGTGGGTTCGCAGCGCTAG
- a CDS encoding metallophosphoesterase family protein translates to MHVVVLADTHIRRGSSRRLPERAVAALEDADVVLHAGDIMVGDVLDDLGRYAPVYAVLGNNDQELEGALPEALDLDLGGLRVGMIHDSGARRGRPARLRRRFPDADLVVFGHSHDPVNEPGVDGQWLLNPGSPTERRRQPHHTIAVFDVDQGRLVAPEIIAVS, encoded by the coding sequence ATGCATGTCGTCGTGCTCGCCGACACCCATATCCGGCGCGGCTCCTCGCGCCGGCTGCCGGAGCGAGCGGTCGCGGCACTGGAAGATGCCGACGTCGTGCTGCACGCCGGCGACATCATGGTTGGCGACGTCCTCGACGACCTCGGCCGCTACGCCCCCGTGTACGCCGTGCTGGGCAACAACGACCAGGAGCTCGAGGGCGCGCTCCCCGAGGCGCTCGACCTCGACCTCGGTGGGCTGCGGGTGGGGATGATCCACGACAGCGGCGCTCGGCGCGGGCGTCCCGCGCGCCTGCGCCGCCGCTTCCCGGATGCCGACCTCGTCGTGTTCGGGCACAGCCACGATCCCGTCAACGAGCCCGGCGTCGACGGTCAGTGGCTGCTCAACCCGGGGTCGCCGACCGAGCGGCGGCGCCAGCCACATCACACCATCGCCGTGTTCGACGTGGATCAGGGCCGGCTCGTCGCCCCCGAGATCATCGCGGTGTCGTGA
- a CDS encoding GPP34 family phosphoprotein: MTRLLAEDLLLLCWNDEKGGLHQRCSTTVGPGIGGALVIDAVLAGALVIADDRVQVTGTDPGDLMLTEVVAAAGRRRPPGVTRLVQEVGTPSRYKAIRDRLVEQGVLRADRRRVLGLVPSTRFPPADPAKTEVVRERVRELLTGRADPADAEPRTVMLASLAVPTGAIDVLVARGERTRARRRAEAFSNPHAALGIGQAVQEAQITAMAAVAAAVTAGTATSTAGAPQQPDWTTAPVRDPRRDAGAGDGHAEESVAHAPTAHEQEPATDVPVRTVRVEEAPAEDLPPDPVQVDEPVADVPARPAPVGQPVADVPARPAPVGKVGAAAVDEAGARRRAQPPPEGDVGVAGRVGVGIGVGAALLIGIGVVRRRLAPRARKRPPDD, translated from the coding sequence ATGACGCGTCTGCTCGCCGAGGACCTCCTGCTGCTGTGCTGGAACGACGAGAAGGGTGGGCTTCACCAGCGGTGCTCGACGACGGTGGGACCGGGGATCGGTGGCGCCCTGGTCATCGACGCGGTGCTCGCGGGGGCCCTGGTCATCGCCGACGACCGGGTGCAGGTGACCGGCACCGACCCCGGCGACCTGATGCTCACCGAGGTGGTGGCTGCGGCTGGCCGGCGACGGCCGCCGGGTGTGACGAGGCTCGTGCAGGAGGTGGGCACACCGAGCCGGTACAAGGCGATCCGTGACCGCCTGGTCGAGCAGGGAGTGCTCCGCGCCGACCGACGTCGTGTGCTCGGACTCGTCCCCTCCACCCGTTTTCCGCCCGCCGACCCTGCCAAGACCGAGGTGGTGCGGGAGCGGGTGCGCGAGCTGCTCACCGGGCGGGCGGACCCCGCGGACGCCGAGCCGCGGACGGTGATGCTGGCCAGCCTGGCCGTCCCGACCGGCGCCATCGACGTGCTGGTGGCCCGTGGGGAGCGGACGCGGGCACGCCGACGGGCCGAGGCCTTCAGCAATCCCCATGCCGCCCTTGGCATCGGTCAGGCGGTCCAGGAGGCGCAGATCACGGCGATGGCCGCCGTGGCAGCGGCCGTGACCGCGGGCACGGCCACGTCGACTGCGGGTGCGCCCCAGCAGCCCGACTGGACCACGGCACCGGTTCGCGACCCACGACGCGACGCGGGCGCGGGGGACGGTCACGCGGAGGAGTCGGTCGCGCACGCGCCGACTGCTCACGAGCAGGAGCCGGCGACGGACGTGCCCGTGCGCACCGTGCGGGTCGAGGAGGCGCCGGCCGAGGACCTGCCGCCCGACCCCGTGCAGGTCGACGAGCCGGTCGCGGACGTGCCGGCGCGCCCCGCACCCGTCGGGCAGCCGGTCGCGGACGTGCCGGCGCGCCCCGCACCGGTGGGGAAGGTCGGTGCCGCGGCAGTGGACGAGGCGGGTGCTCGGCGACGGGCGCAGCCCCCACCGGAGGGCGATGTGGGCGTCGCCGGCCGCGTGGGCGTGGGCATCGGGGTCGGCGCCGCCCTGCTCATCGGGATCGGCGTCGTCCGCCGGCGGCTGGCACCCCGCGCGCGCAAGCGCCCGCCAGACGACTGA
- a CDS encoding glycerophosphodiester phosphodiesterase has protein sequence MLVDNAWLHRRVLAFGHRGSARLWPENTLRAFRGAVAAGAAGLEMDLRATADGEVVVCHDATVDRTTDGSGPVAAHTLAELTRLDAAFRFVQGHGAEERAPDGPYPLRGTRADDLRVPSLRAVLAEFPGAPLTMELKEGPPDRPSLAGAVAELLAEHGRDDDVIVAAFDDTVLRDFRRVAPTVPTATSADETAAFWGARDLPVVAPGTRPPVAFQVPVTYRDVEVVTPAFVADAQAGGLAVHVWTIDDPDQMAWLLDLGVDGIMSDRPDVLAELLDRRRVAWRGDQQW, from the coding sequence ATGCTCGTCGACAATGCCTGGCTGCACCGACGGGTGCTGGCCTTCGGCCACCGGGGCAGCGCCCGGCTGTGGCCCGAGAACACGCTGCGGGCTTTCCGCGGGGCGGTCGCCGCCGGCGCGGCGGGACTGGAGATGGACCTGCGGGCCACCGCCGACGGTGAGGTCGTCGTCTGCCACGATGCGACCGTCGATCGGACCACCGACGGATCGGGGCCGGTCGCCGCCCACACACTGGCCGAGCTGACACGGCTCGACGCGGCGTTCCGCTTCGTGCAGGGCCACGGGGCAGAGGAGCGCGCTCCCGACGGCCCCTACCCGTTGCGCGGCACCCGCGCCGACGACCTGCGCGTGCCGAGCCTGCGCGCCGTGCTCGCCGAGTTCCCCGGCGCCCCCCTCACCATGGAGCTCAAGGAGGGCCCGCCGGACCGGCCGTCGCTGGCCGGAGCCGTCGCCGAGCTGCTCGCCGAGCACGGGCGGGACGACGACGTGATCGTCGCCGCGTTCGACGACACCGTCCTCCGCGACTTCCGGCGCGTGGCCCCCACCGTGCCGACCGCCACCAGCGCCGACGAGACCGCCGCGTTCTGGGGCGCCCGCGACCTGCCGGTCGTGGCACCCGGCACGCGCCCGCCCGTGGCGTTCCAGGTGCCCGTCACCTACCGCGACGTCGAGGTCGTCACCCCGGCGTTCGTCGCCGACGCGCAGGCCGGTGGTCTGGCCGTGCACGTGTGGACCATCGACGACCCCGACCAGATGGCGTGGCTGCTCGACCTCGGGGTCGACGGGATCATGAGCGACCGCCCCGACGTGCTGGCGGAGCTCCTCGATCGGCGCCGCGTCGCCTGGCGAGGCGATCAGCAGTGGTAG
- a CDS encoding SRPBCC family protein: MARIEATTHIEAEPQHVWDVLVDWEGQARWMRDAHSVTVVSPHREGVDVTLRCRTDIVGGLRGAHRPGGSLLMVTDDMVVTEWEEPRIIGIRHLGRVIRGVGAFELAPTADGTHFTWWEEIDVPLGALGEAVTTVGVVPVARRVFRASLAGLKRVCESTSVRP, encoded by the coding sequence GTGGCCCGCATTGAAGCGACGACCCATATCGAGGCCGAGCCCCAGCACGTCTGGGACGTCCTGGTCGACTGGGAGGGACAGGCACGCTGGATGCGTGACGCCCACAGCGTGACGGTGGTCTCCCCGCACCGCGAAGGTGTCGACGTGACGTTGCGCTGCCGCACCGACATCGTCGGAGGCCTGCGGGGCGCGCACCGGCCCGGCGGATCGTTGCTCATGGTCACCGACGACATGGTGGTCACCGAGTGGGAGGAGCCCCGCATCATCGGCATCCGCCACCTCGGCCGGGTGATCCGGGGGGTGGGCGCGTTCGAGCTGGCGCCCACCGCCGACGGCACCCACTTCACCTGGTGGGAGGAGATCGACGTTCCGCTGGGCGCGCTCGGCGAAGCGGTGACGACCGTCGGCGTGGTGCCGGTGGCGCGCCGGGTGTTCCGCGCGAGCCTGGCGGGGCTCAAGCGCGTGTGCGAGTCGACCAGCGTGCGTCCGTAG
- a CDS encoding methyltransferase domain-containing protein yields MTGGGEAPRAGRGGTEPSAWVRRFAERIPAGGTVLDLACGRGRHTRLLLALGHPVVAVDRDVSAVADLDGALEVVEIDLEDGRAFPLAERRFDGLVVTAYLHRPLLGALVEAVAPGGTLIYETFSSDHARFGRPTNPDFLLHPGELLEVVRGHLRVVAYEDLVVPGPAALQRICASRDPSASTSAVRRCHESVRGA; encoded by the coding sequence GTGACGGGCGGCGGCGAGGCACCGAGGGCAGGGCGGGGCGGCACCGAACCTTCGGCGTGGGTACGACGCTTCGCCGAGCGGATCCCGGCGGGTGGGACGGTGCTGGACCTCGCCTGCGGGCGCGGGCGCCACACCCGTCTGCTCCTCGCGTTGGGGCATCCCGTGGTGGCTGTGGACCGCGACGTCTCCGCGGTGGCCGACCTCGACGGCGCTCTGGAGGTCGTCGAGATCGACCTCGAAGACGGCCGTGCGTTCCCTCTGGCGGAGCGGCGCTTCGACGGGCTGGTGGTGACCGCCTACCTGCACCGGCCGTTGCTCGGCGCCCTGGTCGAGGCGGTCGCCCCGGGCGGCACGCTCATCTACGAGACCTTTTCGTCTGACCACGCGCGCTTCGGCCGGCCGACCAACCCCGACTTCCTGCTGCATCCCGGCGAGCTGCTCGAGGTCGTGCGTGGCCACCTGCGGGTCGTGGCCTATGAGGACCTCGTCGTACCCGGTCCAGCCGCGCTGCAGCGCATCTGCGCCAGCCGTGACCCCAGTGCGAGCACCTCCGCGGTGCGTCGGTGCCATGAATCAGTGCGGGGCGCCTGA
- a CDS encoding RidA family protein: MQRISSGSPWESVIGFSRAVRVGDRVLVSGTGPVWPDGTCDPDPAVQARRCLEIIAAALHEADADASQVVRTRMYLVEAGDVDVVGRAHAAAFGDVRPATTIVVVTGLADPRWRVEIEAEAYHC, translated from the coding sequence GTGCAACGGATCAGCTCCGGCTCCCCCTGGGAGTCGGTCATCGGCTTCAGCCGCGCTGTGCGCGTCGGTGACCGGGTCCTGGTCTCGGGTACCGGGCCGGTGTGGCCCGACGGGACATGCGATCCCGACCCCGCGGTGCAGGCGCGCCGTTGCCTCGAGATCATCGCCGCGGCGTTGCACGAGGCGGACGCGGACGCGTCGCAGGTCGTGCGCACGCGGATGTACCTCGTCGAGGCCGGCGACGTCGACGTGGTGGGCCGCGCCCACGCCGCGGCGTTCGGCGACGTCCGACCGGCCACCACGATCGTGGTCGTGACCGGCCTGGCCGATCCGCGCTGGCGGGTGGAGATCGAGGCCGAGGCCTACCACTGCTGA